One window from the genome of Balaenoptera musculus isolate JJ_BM4_2016_0621 chromosome 3, mBalMus1.pri.v3, whole genome shotgun sequence encodes:
- the CLEC4G gene encoding C-type lectin domain family 4 member G isoform X2, which yields MDTVGYSKWDGRLEEVPGGHWGRWGQRPLLLALALLVVTILWTLVLSVLFSKASTERGALLGQQDLLRTNSSKQTVVLGVLKEEIRACNSCCLGTQAQLQTVRTKLREAQSKLIQQESALKELSERVTQSLAEAGRDRENIRSELFRALEGVRLGNRSCEECPKSWLPFQGSCYLFSTQRATWVEAQRHCEGARAHLVIVGGLDEQGFLSRNIGGRGYWLGLRAVRRARRIQGYQWVDGVPLSFSLASQQHLRQTTAATGIRGSPMTRWGARTAS from the exons ATGGACACTGTCGGGTACAGCAAGTGGGACGGCAGGCTGGAGGAGGTCCCTGGAG GGCACTGGGGACGCTGGGGACAGAGacccctcctcctggccctggCTCTCTTGGTGGTCACAATCCTGTGGACCCTCGTTCTGAGCGTCCTGTTTTCCAAGG CCTCCACAGAGCGCGGGGCGCTGCTCGGCCAACAGGATCTGCTGAGGACAAACT CCTCGAAGCAGACGGTGGTGCTGGGTGTCTTGAAGGAGGAGATCCGAGCCTGCAATAGCTGCT GCCTGGGGACTCAGGCGCAGCTGCAGACCGTGCGCACCAAGCTTAGAGAGGCACAGTCGAAGCTGATCCAGCAGGAGAGCGCCCTAAAAGAACTGAGCGAGCGCG TGACCCAGAGTTTGGCTGAGGCCGGTAGGGACCGTGAGAACATCCGCAGTGAGCTCTTCCGGGCGCTGGAAGGAGTCCGGCTCGGGAACC GCTCCTGCGAGGAGTGCCCCAAGTCGTGGCTGCCATTCCAGGGCTCCTGCTACCTTTTCTCCACCCAACGGGCCACGTGGGTGGAGGCGCAGCGCCACTGCGAGGGCGCCAGAGCGCACCTGGTGATTGTCGGGGGCCTGGATGAGCAG GGCTTCCTAAGTCGGAACATTGGTGGCCGCGGTTACTGGCTGGGCCTGAGGGCTGTGCGCAGGGCGCGCAGGATCCAGGGCTACCAGTGGGTGGACGGAGTCCCGCTCAGCTTCAG CCTAGCCTCCCAGCAACACCTCCGCCAAACCACTGCAGCTACTGGAATCAGGGGGAGCCCAATGACTCGCTGGGGCGCGAGGACTGCATCATGA
- the CLEC4G gene encoding C-type lectin domain family 4 member G isoform X1 has product MDTVGYSKWDGRLEEVPGGHWGRWGQRPLLLALALLVVTILWTLVLSVLFSKASTERGALLGQQDLLRTNSSKQTVVLGVLKEEIRACNSCCLGTQAQLQTVRTKLREAQSKLIQQESALKELSERVTQSLAEAGRDRENIRSELFRALEGVRLGNRSCEECPKSWLPFQGSCYLFSTQRATWVEAQRHCEGARAHLVIVGGLDEQGFLSRNIGGRGYWLGLRAVRRARRIQGYQWVDGVPLSFSYWNQGEPNDSLGREDCIMILRTGMWNDAPCDNRDDSWICEKRLSC; this is encoded by the exons ATGGACACTGTCGGGTACAGCAAGTGGGACGGCAGGCTGGAGGAGGTCCCTGGAG GGCACTGGGGACGCTGGGGACAGAGacccctcctcctggccctggCTCTCTTGGTGGTCACAATCCTGTGGACCCTCGTTCTGAGCGTCCTGTTTTCCAAGG CCTCCACAGAGCGCGGGGCGCTGCTCGGCCAACAGGATCTGCTGAGGACAAACT CCTCGAAGCAGACGGTGGTGCTGGGTGTCTTGAAGGAGGAGATCCGAGCCTGCAATAGCTGCT GCCTGGGGACTCAGGCGCAGCTGCAGACCGTGCGCACCAAGCTTAGAGAGGCACAGTCGAAGCTGATCCAGCAGGAGAGCGCCCTAAAAGAACTGAGCGAGCGCG TGACCCAGAGTTTGGCTGAGGCCGGTAGGGACCGTGAGAACATCCGCAGTGAGCTCTTCCGGGCGCTGGAAGGAGTCCGGCTCGGGAACC GCTCCTGCGAGGAGTGCCCCAAGTCGTGGCTGCCATTCCAGGGCTCCTGCTACCTTTTCTCCACCCAACGGGCCACGTGGGTGGAGGCGCAGCGCCACTGCGAGGGCGCCAGAGCGCACCTGGTGATTGTCGGGGGCCTGGATGAGCAG GGCTTCCTAAGTCGGAACATTGGTGGCCGCGGTTACTGGCTGGGCCTGAGGGCTGTGCGCAGGGCGCGCAGGATCCAGGGCTACCAGTGGGTGGACGGAGTCCCGCTCAGCTTCAG CTACTGGAATCAGGGGGAGCCCAATGACTCGCTGGGGCGCGAGGACTGCATCATGATTCTCCGCACGGGGATGTGGAACGACGCACCGTGCGACAACAGGGACGACAGCTGGATCTGTGAGAAGAGGCTCAGCTGCTGA
- the CLEC4G gene encoding C-type lectin domain family 4 member G isoform X3 has protein sequence MDTVGYSKWDGRLEEVPGGHWGRWGQRPLLLALALLVVTILWTLVLSVLFSKASTERGALLGQQDLLRTNCLGTQAQLQTVRTKLREAQSKLIQQESALKELSERVTQSLAEAGRDRENIRSELFRALEGVRLGNRSCEECPKSWLPFQGSCYLFSTQRATWVEAQRHCEGARAHLVIVGGLDEQGFLSRNIGGRGYWLGLRAVRRARRIQGYQWVDGVPLSFSYWNQGEPNDSLGREDCIMILRTGMWNDAPCDNRDDSWICEKRLSC, from the exons ATGGACACTGTCGGGTACAGCAAGTGGGACGGCAGGCTGGAGGAGGTCCCTGGAG GGCACTGGGGACGCTGGGGACAGAGacccctcctcctggccctggCTCTCTTGGTGGTCACAATCCTGTGGACCCTCGTTCTGAGCGTCCTGTTTTCCAAGG CCTCCACAGAGCGCGGGGCGCTGCTCGGCCAACAGGATCTGCTGAGGACAAACT GCCTGGGGACTCAGGCGCAGCTGCAGACCGTGCGCACCAAGCTTAGAGAGGCACAGTCGAAGCTGATCCAGCAGGAGAGCGCCCTAAAAGAACTGAGCGAGCGCG TGACCCAGAGTTTGGCTGAGGCCGGTAGGGACCGTGAGAACATCCGCAGTGAGCTCTTCCGGGCGCTGGAAGGAGTCCGGCTCGGGAACC GCTCCTGCGAGGAGTGCCCCAAGTCGTGGCTGCCATTCCAGGGCTCCTGCTACCTTTTCTCCACCCAACGGGCCACGTGGGTGGAGGCGCAGCGCCACTGCGAGGGCGCCAGAGCGCACCTGGTGATTGTCGGGGGCCTGGATGAGCAG GGCTTCCTAAGTCGGAACATTGGTGGCCGCGGTTACTGGCTGGGCCTGAGGGCTGTGCGCAGGGCGCGCAGGATCCAGGGCTACCAGTGGGTGGACGGAGTCCCGCTCAGCTTCAG CTACTGGAATCAGGGGGAGCCCAATGACTCGCTGGGGCGCGAGGACTGCATCATGATTCTCCGCACGGGGATGTGGAACGACGCACCGTGCGACAACAGGGACGACAGCTGGATCTGTGAGAAGAGGCTCAGCTGCTGA